A stretch of DNA from Arthrobacter jiangjiafuii:
CATGACAACTCGACCGGATGGTGAGAATAGAGATCATGGCGACAGATTATGATGCGCCGCGCAAGACCGAAGAAGACGTCAACGAAGAATCCCTTGAAGCACTGAAGACCCGCCGCACCGCCGCCACGCAATCGGCGGTGGTGGACGAAGACGAGGCCGAGGCCGCGGACAGCTTTGAGCTGCCCGGGGCGGACCTCTCGGGAGAGGAGCTGCTGGTCCGGGTGATGCCCGCCCAAGCGGACGAGTTCACCTGCGCCTCCTGTTTCCTGGTGCGGCACCGAACCCAGATCGCAGCTGAGCGCGACGGACTGTACTACTGCACCGACTGTGAGGGCTGACTGGCGGGGAGGACCCGCCGGGCCTAGCTGCTGAGCGCGCGGACCAGTTCTTCGGGATGGCGGGTGGACGTCAGCCAGTACGGCGTCCGGTCCGCGGGATCAGTGATTTCGATCCTGACGACCGGAGAGATCCAGCCGCGGAAGCACATGAAGGCGGTGCCGTTCAGGCCGCGGCCGCGCTGGAATACGGCGTCGTCGCCACGGAAGCCCTCAACCGTGCCGATGTAGCGCCGTTCGATTTCGGCGCGTCCCACCTGGAGGGTGTCGGCAGTTACCCGGATGACCGGAGTGTTGACCAGCAGGACGGCGATCAGGATGACCAGGGCGACACCGGCCGCGATGAGTCCTGCCTCCAGACTGATCGGCAGGAAAATGAGAATGCAGGAGCAGGCGGCGCCGACAGTCAGGACCCAGATCCAGAACGACGGACTCAGTCGTTCGGAGTACAGGACAGTGTTCGCAGGAGTCTGGGCAGAAGGGGATGACATGTCTTTAGCTTGGCACCTTTGCCCCGGCATTTCATCTTGGCCCCCTGTGCCGGGATATCCGCCGCACGGCGTACCGGGAAGCGCCAGGAAAACGCGCTAAAGTGAGGTGCGGTATTCCCGGGCACGCCCGGGGCTCGCACGCGGACCCCCGCGCGGCGCGGACCTAAGATCCAGAACGAGGAAGTCGGAGACACCGGTGCTTGAAGCAGGCCCCACCATGACCGTCCAGCTGAAGATGCTCGACGACGGGCTGGAACCGCCGTCGTACGCGCATCCCGGGGACGCCGGTGCCGACCTGCGAACGCGGATCGACCTTGTGCTGGAGCCGGGGGAGCGGATGCTGGTTCCCACCGGCGTGGCCATTGCCCTTCCGTTCGGGTACGCGGCGTTTATCCATCCCCGTTCCGGTCTGGCGACCAAGCACGGGCTGACCGTGGTCAACGCGCCCGGCACTGTCGACGCCGGCTACCGCGGCGAAATCAGCGTCACGCTCCTGAACACCGACCGGTCCCAGCCCATTCGGCTGAGCCGCGGCGACCGGATTGCCCAGATGGTGATCCAGAAGGTCGAAACCGCTTCCTTTGATGTTGTGGAGGAGCTCTCCGAGTCCGTCCGCGGAACCGGCGGCTTCGGGTCCACCGGCGGATTTACTGCACTGCCTGCCTAGAGCGGCTGTCCGGGGGGCCGGCAGCAAGCGGCCCTCCCTATACAAGAGAGGAACCCGGTCATGGCATTTGGGCGACTGAGGAAAAACAAGCAGGAACAAGACACGAACGACGACGCGCGGAGCGACGAAGAGGATGCCGGCGCCATCGCCGAGGCACCGGCGTCGGGCCCGTACGACGTCGCCGACAAGCCCTCCGAGGAAGGCTATGTAGACCTTGGGGCACTGCGCATTGCCGCCGCCGAGGGGCTGCAGCTGCGCCTGGAGGTCGAGGAGAAGACCCAGCGCGTAGTGGCTGTCACCCTGGACCTGAACGGTTCCAGCCTGCAGCTGCAGGCGTTCGCCGCGCCCCGGTCCGACACCCTCTGGGACGATATCCGCGGGCAGATCGGCAAATCCGTGGGTTCCCAGGGCGGCACCGTCGATGAACTTGAAGGTGTCTTCGGCACCGAGCTTCTGGCCAAGGTTCCGGCCCAGGCGCAGGACGGTTCCAAGGGCTTCCGTGTTGCGCGCTTTGTCGGCGTGGACGGTCCGCGCTGGTTCCTGCGCGGTGTCTTCGGCGGTCCGGCCGCCATGGATCCCGCCGCCGCGGGCCCGCTGGAAGAGGTCTTCCGCAACGTCGTCGTCGTCCGCGGTGAACAGCCGCTGCCGCCGCGGGACCTGCTGCAGCTGCGCCTGCCCCGCGACTCCTCGCCGCTGCCGCGCCCCGGCGGCGCCACCTCGGACCGGCCTGCTCCTCCCGAGCGCGGCCCCGAGATTTCGACCATCGGCTAGCCAATGGCCCCGAAGCGAGCTGCCACGCCATCGGGCCCGGACACCCCGGTGCCTGTCAGCGCCATGCCCGCACGGGGCAGGGTGTACAGCGGCGGATACGTGCAGTCGATCACCGTGGTTCCGGCAACTGAGCCGCCGCGGTTCACGGCCATGGTGGAAGACCCCGGTGCCGCCTACCGCGATCCGCTCTCCCGCAAGCCCGTGGCCAGGGTCCGCCTGGTCTGGGTAGGCCAGAGGCGGGTCCCGGGTGTCGAGGCCGGCACCCGGCTGGCATTCGAAGGCATGGTCAGCACGGTGGACAGCTATCCCACGATCTACAACCCCCGTTACGAAATCATCGGGCGTCCGGAGGACGAATCATGACTGATCCCCAGGGCAACGTGCCCCACGGCGCCGTGCCCCAGGGTGCCGACCGACCGGAAGCTCCGCGGGCAGTAAATGCCACGGCGGGGGAGCCGGAGACCGGTGCTGCCGGTTCTGCCGGCCAGCCCAGCCTGGGCGACGTCGCCGGCGCTTATGCGGCCAAGGCCGGAGTGGAGCGCGGGGATGACGGCCAGATCGATGTGCTGAAATCCGTGGGCGGGGTCCGGGGGCTCGCCGAGGCGATCGTGCCGGGCCTGCTGTTTACCCTGATCTTCACGATCACATCGGGGCTGTATGTTTCGCTCGGTGCCGCCGTGGCCTCTGCTGCCGTCTTCTCGGCGGCGAACCTGGTCCAGAAGCGCCCGCTGATGCAGTCCCTCACGGGTGTCATCGGCGTCGTCATCTGTGCCGTGGTTGCCCTGCGCAGCGGCAGCGGCACCGAGTTCTTCCTGCCCGGTTTCTTCCTCAACGCCGCCTACATCCTGGCGTTCATTGTGTCGATCCTGGTTCGCTGGCCCGTGGCCGGTCTGCTGTTCGGCTTCATCCGCGGCGAGAACCTCGAGTGGCGCTCCGACCGGAAGCGGATCCGCGTCTATGCGTTGGCGACGTGGATCATCATCGCCGTGTTCGCGCTGCGCCTCGGTGTCCAGCTGCCGCTCTATCTGGCCGACAATGTCGCAGCCCTGGGCACCATGCGCCTGGCCATGGGCGTGCCGTTGTATGCGCTCGGACTCTGGCTGGCCTGGATGGTCTCCCGGCCGCTGGCCGTGCCGGACGTCCCGGCGGAATCCCGGGGCTAACCAAATTCGGTTAGCCGATCCCTTGGCCGCGCCCGCACCGCCGCGCCGAGTGTGGGGCTCATGCCGAAATAGCCGACTTTTTCCAGCGTGATCCCGACAGTCGACGCTGCGAAAGGGCGTGATCCCGACAGTGGATGGCGCGAAGGGCGTGATCCCGAGAGTGGATGGCGGATAAGGGTGTGGGCGAGTGCAGCCCGGCACGGAGGCGGGAGCTCTAATCCTTCGCCGGCAGCCCGGGAAGCAGCACCGCACGCAGGTCGTCCTCGGCGCTGATCGTGCAGATGAAGAACAGCTCGTCGCCCGGCTCGATCACGTCGTCGTTGCTGGGCGTGATCGGGGCGTCGTCGCGCAGGATGGCCGTAACCGTCGTGTCCGCGGGCCAGTCGATCGAACCCAGGGTCTTGCCGCTCAGCGGGGAATCGGCGGGAACGGTGAACTCCACCATCGAGGCCACACCGGTCTGCAGCGTCAGCAGCCGCACCAGGTCGCCCACCTCCACCGCTTCCTCCACCAGCGCCGTCATCAGGCGCGGCGTGTTGACTGCGACGTCGACACCCCAGGAGTCGTCGAACATCCAGTCGTTCTTCGGGTTGTTCACCCGTCCCACGGTCCGGGCCACGCCGAACTCGCTTTTGGCCAGCAGCGAGACCACCAGATTGACCTTGTCGTCGCCGGTCGCGGACACCATCACATCGGCTTCGTCCAGCATGGCGTCCTTGAGCGTGGTCAGCTCGCACGCGTCGCCGATCAGCCAGCGGGCACCGATCAGCCCGCTGCGCCCCACCACCTCGGGCTTCTCATCGATGAGCAGCACATCGTGGTGATGGGAGAGCAGCTCCCTGGCAATTGAGGATCCAACGCTCCCGGCGCCGGCAATTACAACTTTCACTGCGTCTCCTTGACCGGCGGCACCGCGAGGATGCGGCTGATTTCACTGGTGCGGTCCACGTTCATCATGGCGTGCAGGACGTCGCCCTGCTGGTAGCTGGTGTCGGGGCGGGGGAGCACTCCTTCGCCGAACCGCGTGAGGTAGGCAATCCGCACCCGCGCGGCCTGCTCGATCCCGCTCAGCGTCGTCCCGAGCCAGCCTTCATGCAGGGACAGTTCGCCCAGGATGAGCCGGCCGGAGGATTCACGGAAATCGCCGTTGATGCTCTGCTCCGGCAGGATCCGGCGCAGAACCTGGTCGGCGCTCCAGCGGACAGCTGCCACCGTGGGAATGCCCAGGCGCTGGTAGATCTCGGCGCGGCCCGGATCGTAGATCCGTGCCACCACATGTGGAACGTGAAAAGTCTCACGCGCCACCCGGGTTGCCAGGATGTTGGAATTATCACCCGAGGAGACGGCCGCGAAGGCATAGGCGTCCTCGATGCCGGCCTCCTTGAGCGTGCCGCGGTCGAAGCCGACGCCGGTCACTTTCCGTCCGGTAAAGGTATGCCGCAGGCGCCGGAACGCCCTTTCATCCTGGTCGATCACGGCCACCGTATGGCCGGCATTGTCCAGTGTGTGGGCAAGGGACACGCCTACGCGCCCGCACCCCATGATGACGTAATGCGCCAACTGCTACCTCGGTTCCTGATGGTTGACTTCGACAAAACCCAAACGGCCAGCATAGACCGGGCCGTACCGCGAATATGCACGGGCGCCGCCACATGGTGTGATGGTCTTTTAGGCTCCTTCAGGAAGTATCCGGCACTATGACTACCGACACCACCACATCCGAGATTGAACTCACCATCGGCGCCCCCGCCCACGGCGGCCATTTTGTGGCCCGCCACGAAGGGCGTGTGGTCTTTGTCCGTCATGCCCTCCC
This window harbors:
- a CDS encoding potassium channel family protein, which translates into the protein MAHYVIMGCGRVGVSLAHTLDNAGHTVAVIDQDERAFRRLRHTFTGRKVTGVGFDRGTLKEAGIEDAYAFAAVSSGDNSNILATRVARETFHVPHVVARIYDPGRAEIYQRLGIPTVAAVRWSADQVLRRILPEQSINGDFRESSGRLILGELSLHEGWLGTTLSGIEQAARVRIAYLTRFGEGVLPRPDTSYQQGDVLHAMMNVDRTSEISRILAVPPVKETQ
- a CDS encoding potassium channel family protein, producing the protein MKVVIAGAGSVGSSIARELLSHHHDVLLIDEKPEVVGRSGLIGARWLIGDACELTTLKDAMLDEADVMVSATGDDKVNLVVSLLAKSEFGVARTVGRVNNPKNDWMFDDSWGVDVAVNTPRLMTALVEEAVEVGDLVRLLTLQTGVASMVEFTVPADSPLSGKTLGSIDWPADTTVTAILRDDAPITPSNDDVIEPGDELFFICTISAEDDLRAVLLPGLPAKD
- the dut gene encoding dUTP diphosphatase, which encodes MTVQLKMLDDGLEPPSYAHPGDAGADLRTRIDLVLEPGERMLVPTGVAIALPFGYAAFIHPRSGLATKHGLTVVNAPGTVDAGYRGEISVTLLNTDRSQPIRLSRGDRIAQMVIQKVETASFDVVEELSESVRGTGGFGSTGGFTALPA
- a CDS encoding OB-fold nucleic acid binding domain-containing protein, encoding MAPKRAATPSGPDTPVPVSAMPARGRVYSGGYVQSITVVPATEPPRFTAMVEDPGAAYRDPLSRKPVARVRLVWVGQRRVPGVEAGTRLAFEGMVSTVDSYPTIYNPRYEIIGRPEDES
- a CDS encoding DUF4193 domain-containing protein; this translates as MATDYDAPRKTEEDVNEESLEALKTRRTAATQSAVVDEDEAEAADSFELPGADLSGEELLVRVMPAQADEFTCASCFLVRHRTQIAAERDGLYYCTDCEG
- a CDS encoding DUF3159 domain-containing protein — protein: MTDPQGNVPHGAVPQGADRPEAPRAVNATAGEPETGAAGSAGQPSLGDVAGAYAAKAGVERGDDGQIDVLKSVGGVRGLAEAIVPGLLFTLIFTITSGLYVSLGAAVASAAVFSAANLVQKRPLMQSLTGVIGVVICAVVALRSGSGTEFFLPGFFLNAAYILAFIVSILVRWPVAGLLFGFIRGENLEWRSDRKRIRVYALATWIIIAVFALRLGVQLPLYLADNVAALGTMRLAMGVPLYALGLWLAWMVSRPLAVPDVPAESRG
- a CDS encoding DUF3093 domain-containing protein, whose amino-acid sequence is MSSPSAQTPANTVLYSERLSPSFWIWVLTVGAACSCILIFLPISLEAGLIAAGVALVILIAVLLVNTPVIRVTADTLQVGRAEIERRYIGTVEGFRGDDAVFQRGRGLNGTAFMCFRGWISPVVRIEITDPADRTPYWLTSTRHPEELVRALSS
- a CDS encoding DUF3710 domain-containing protein, producing MAFGRLRKNKQEQDTNDDARSDEEDAGAIAEAPASGPYDVADKPSEEGYVDLGALRIAAAEGLQLRLEVEEKTQRVVAVTLDLNGSSLQLQAFAAPRSDTLWDDIRGQIGKSVGSQGGTVDELEGVFGTELLAKVPAQAQDGSKGFRVARFVGVDGPRWFLRGVFGGPAAMDPAAAGPLEEVFRNVVVVRGEQPLPPRDLLQLRLPRDSSPLPRPGGATSDRPAPPERGPEISTIG